A region from the Lysobacter sp. BMK333-48F3 genome encodes:
- a CDS encoding DUF2169 domain-containing protein, producing MKTTKPTHLSYLTRCFRDRGSEHFGLAVAALVNLGAKPRLGSDQDLWRLVGEEISPMPLDEAVPKGCAEYLVSGYAYPEPGQASAERGFVRVRFAGLEKQLQVHGDRCWLNAFETSDPTPYERIRLDWQHAYGGSGYDANPDGIGAPGAATGETGLRRVPNVEYADYAQSRAGAEAAPASYAPLPPARPQRSELYGRVDDHWLQHDYPGLPRDHDRRYYNLAPADQQLAGSVAFPVAAEYEILGMHPDRARLHGRLPALKARAFVQRRGGGELEEIPLRLGTVWFFPHREQAIMIFHGQATVEAFDASDLSGLLLAGEQDGQERPLSWYRQVLQWRNDPKHGALYCLRDRDLLPTELLPEAPAAASGGVDPKLQRALDRAKRQLREVPPPSHGAAPLPDPALTVPALPTADALPEFALKTQRRAERELDALRKISTDALAEEHTERARVAADPHGKTVTVPPAPQGPPKLARPDLDALADRAPNAADRAALESRLQRCETDLIAGYRWSAQHQKAAPRLDSAASQTLRERVAALHARGETLAGLDLTGADLRGMNLHGAHLEGALLEGADLSDADLSGARLDDAVLVRCDLTRTRLSAAVGKRVNFAQAICENADFSLCDLKEANFEAAKLQRCRFSSASLDRCRFDRAILEAIDFSSAKLSHLMLIGNTLRDIDFHRAQLRKIVFMQCRLHDIDLSEADIESFALNDTQVGGDLRLVRAQLRKASLGAAVLPRANFSQAQLAEVNFRGAKLRGARFVAAQVHTTDFTDADLTEADLSRAKIHDGLLVRTLLCGADLSSSDLIGAYMRGARLEGADLDMANLFRAHLSEVSLDQSTRLRDTYLEKSFAYPVRERAP from the coding sequence ATGAAAACGACCAAGCCTACCCACCTCAGCTATCTCACCCGCTGCTTTCGCGACCGCGGCAGCGAACACTTCGGCCTGGCGGTAGCGGCGCTGGTGAATCTCGGCGCCAAACCCAGGCTGGGCTCGGACCAGGATCTGTGGCGCCTGGTCGGCGAAGAGATCTCGCCGATGCCGCTCGACGAAGCCGTGCCCAAGGGTTGCGCCGAGTACCTGGTCAGCGGCTACGCCTATCCGGAGCCCGGCCAGGCCAGCGCCGAACGCGGCTTCGTTCGGGTGCGGTTCGCCGGCTTGGAGAAGCAGTTGCAAGTGCACGGCGATCGCTGCTGGCTCAACGCTTTCGAAACCAGCGACCCGACACCGTACGAGCGCATTCGGCTGGACTGGCAGCATGCCTACGGCGGTTCGGGCTACGACGCCAATCCCGACGGCATCGGCGCGCCCGGCGCCGCCACCGGCGAAACCGGGCTGCGCCGGGTGCCGAACGTGGAATACGCCGACTACGCCCAGTCGCGCGCCGGCGCCGAAGCGGCACCGGCCAGCTACGCGCCGCTGCCGCCGGCGCGGCCGCAGCGAAGCGAGTTGTACGGCCGGGTCGACGATCACTGGCTGCAGCACGACTACCCCGGCCTGCCGCGCGATCACGACCGCCGCTACTACAACCTGGCGCCGGCCGATCAGCAACTCGCCGGCAGCGTCGCCTTTCCCGTCGCCGCCGAGTACGAAATTCTCGGCATGCACCCCGATCGCGCGCGCCTGCATGGACGATTGCCGGCGCTGAAGGCTCGCGCCTTCGTGCAACGGCGCGGAGGCGGCGAGCTGGAAGAAATTCCGCTGCGCCTTGGCACGGTCTGGTTCTTTCCGCACCGCGAACAGGCGATCATGATCTTCCATGGCCAGGCGACGGTCGAGGCCTTCGATGCCAGCGACCTGTCCGGCTTGCTGCTCGCCGGCGAACAGGACGGCCAGGAGCGGCCGTTGTCCTGGTACCGGCAGGTACTGCAATGGCGCAACGATCCCAAGCATGGCGCGTTGTATTGCTTGCGCGACCGGGATTTGCTGCCCACCGAGCTGTTGCCCGAAGCGCCCGCGGCCGCAAGCGGCGGCGTCGACCCCAAGCTGCAACGCGCGCTGGACCGCGCCAAGCGCCAGTTGCGCGAGGTGCCGCCGCCGAGCCACGGCGCCGCCCCCCTGCCCGATCCGGCGCTGACGGTACCGGCCCTGCCGACGGCCGATGCCCTGCCGGAATTCGCCCTGAAGACCCAACGCCGCGCAGAGCGCGAACTCGACGCGCTGCGCAAGATTTCCACCGATGCCCTGGCCGAGGAACATACCGAACGCGCGCGCGTCGCAGCCGACCCGCACGGCAAGACCGTGACCGTACCGCCGGCGCCGCAGGGGCCGCCGAAGTTGGCTCGGCCGGACCTGGACGCGCTGGCAGACCGGGCACCGAACGCGGCCGATCGCGCCGCGCTGGAGAGTCGCCTGCAACGCTGCGAGACCGATCTGATCGCTGGCTATCGCTGGTCGGCCCAGCACCAAAAAGCCGCGCCGCGACTGGATTCGGCCGCATCCCAGACGCTGCGCGAACGCGTCGCCGCACTGCATGCGCGCGGCGAAACCCTGGCCGGACTCGACCTGACCGGCGCCGACCTGCGCGGCATGAACCTGCACGGCGCTCACCTGGAAGGCGCGCTGCTGGAAGGCGCCGACCTGTCCGACGCCGACTTGTCCGGCGCCCGACTGGACGACGCCGTGCTGGTGCGTTGCGACCTGACCCGCACGCGTCTTTCGGCGGCGGTCGGCAAGCGGGTCAATTTCGCCCAGGCCATCTGCGAGAACGCCGACTTCAGCCTGTGCGATCTGAAGGAAGCCAACTTCGAGGCAGCGAAGCTACAACGCTGCCGGTTCTCGTCTGCCAGCCTGGATCGCTGTCGCTTCGATCGCGCCATCCTCGAAGCGATCGATTTCAGCTCCGCCAAGCTCAGCCATCTGATGCTGATCGGCAATACCCTGCGCGATATCGACTTTCACCGAGCTCAACTTCGCAAAATCGTATTCATGCAATGCCGCTTGCACGATATCGATTTGTCGGAGGCCGATATCGAGAGCTTCGCGCTGAACGACACCCAGGTCGGAGGCGACCTGCGCCTGGTCCGCGCCCAGCTGCGAAAGGCCTCCCTCGGCGCTGCGGTGCTGCCGCGCGCCAATTTCAGCCAGGCCCAACTGGCCGAGGTAAACTTCCGCGGCGCCAAGCTGCGCGGTGCGCGCTTCGTCGCCGCGCAGGTGCACACCACCGACTTCACCGATGCCGACCTCACCGAAGCCGACCTGAGCCGGGCCAAGATCCACGACGGTCTGTTGGTCCGCACCCTGCTATGCGGCGCCGACCTCAGCTCGTCCGACCTGATCGGCGCCTACATGCGCGGCGCGCGCCTGGAAGGCGCCGACCTGGACATGGCCAACCTGTTCCGCGCCCACCTTTCGGAAGTCTCGCTCGACCAGAGCACCCGCCTGCGCGACACCTACCTGGAGAAGAGCTTCGCCTATCCGGTTCGGGAGCGCGCGCCATGA
- the tssI gene encoding type VI secretion system tip protein TssI/VgrG, translated as MNRVVVAHTPLPADSLRFRSLRGTEQLSSLYEFAVELVSEDPTVDMKSLLGKPLTLEIRTQDRDRRHLCGQIVRCELSGRETETPRSYIYTLTLRPSLWYLTKTIDCRIFQNKNVLDILDEVFGKYGFPVEKRTSASYRSWEYCVQYQETDFAFVSRLMEHEGIYYYFKHELGQQTLVLADELGSHDELPGYATLPYIAHDRLALQDEPGIDQWRSAEEVRSGAYSIDDYDFKKPAAKLGQSLAQPMDHDHAQFEKYIWQGGYIEADQGTHYARIRLEAEQAEHARIRAHSTVRAIACGGLFTLIGCPRDNENRQYLIVGADYDLREGGYATGSSDARYDIDFTVQPAQLPFRAACVTPVPKATGPQTAVVVGPPGQIIWTDQYSRVKLQFRWDRYGNSDENSSCWVRVSDAWAGTNYGSIHVPRIGQEVVVDFLNGQMDRPLITGRIYNADQMPPFEMPVSCTQSGFVTRTPGGGPDNANMLRFEDKQGSEQVRLHAERDYDASAEHDSTLTVANKLLFTVGSILTPHDGAQSPLPLIDGAAAGNFPKPSAVQAPSGAEATTAAARTQQQQSASAAAANAASAQGVQMPPPKAKSAAAGAASAGAGSSGGAGGSAGSGSSSGSSGSGGSSGSGGSGSGVSTSSTGVSVSRTGASFSSTGLSMSSTGASFSSTGVSASATGASFSATGANVSATLADVSAKIASASVTMFSVSVQGFTISVTLGGTISVTTGCAISVLNGSSFSDVNGNTSSFVNGNSTSVVIGNTDSAVIGNTASLVCGNSTSVLEGSSHSTTIGSTWSFVQGSTTSTIIGSTMSTVQGSTRSLVVGSTDSTVEGSTRSLVVGNSDSTTEGNITSTTVGNVTSTTLSNDTSLTVGNKTATTIGNKTELTVSNTTSTYIGNTNALTVGSSQNVKIGASTNINATHDTNINTSTLGITGSSISMTGFSFSITQVGYSQTIVDLKDMQSSVEMVGNKMIM; from the coding sequence ATGAACAGAGTCGTCGTCGCACATACCCCCCTGCCCGCGGACAGCCTGCGCTTTCGCAGCCTCCGCGGCACCGAGCAGTTGTCGTCGCTGTACGAGTTCGCTGTCGAACTGGTTTCGGAAGACCCGACCGTCGACATGAAATCCCTGCTCGGCAAACCCCTCACTCTCGAGATCCGGACCCAGGACCGCGATCGCCGCCACTTGTGCGGCCAGATCGTGCGTTGCGAACTCAGCGGCCGCGAAACCGAGACCCCGCGCAGCTACATCTACACCCTGACCCTGCGCCCGAGCCTGTGGTACCTGACCAAGACCATCGACTGCCGGATCTTCCAGAACAAGAACGTGCTGGACATCCTCGACGAGGTGTTCGGCAAGTACGGCTTCCCGGTGGAAAAACGCACCTCCGCCAGCTACCGGAGCTGGGAATACTGCGTCCAGTACCAGGAAACCGACTTCGCCTTCGTCAGCCGGCTGATGGAGCACGAAGGCATCTACTACTACTTCAAGCACGAGCTGGGCCAGCAGACCCTGGTCCTGGCCGACGAACTGGGCTCGCACGACGAACTGCCCGGCTACGCCACCCTGCCGTACATCGCCCACGACCGTCTGGCGCTGCAGGACGAGCCCGGCATCGACCAGTGGCGCAGCGCCGAGGAAGTCCGCTCCGGCGCCTACAGCATCGACGACTACGACTTCAAGAAGCCCGCCGCCAAGCTCGGCCAATCGCTGGCCCAGCCGATGGACCACGACCACGCCCAGTTCGAGAAGTACATCTGGCAGGGCGGCTACATCGAGGCCGACCAGGGCACGCACTATGCGCGCATCCGGCTGGAGGCCGAGCAGGCCGAACATGCCCGCATCCGCGCCCACAGCACCGTCCGCGCGATCGCCTGCGGCGGCCTGTTCACCCTGATCGGCTGCCCGCGCGACAACGAGAACCGCCAGTATCTGATCGTCGGCGCCGACTACGACCTGCGCGAAGGCGGCTACGCCACCGGCAGCAGCGACGCCCGCTACGACATCGACTTCACCGTGCAGCCGGCGCAACTGCCGTTCCGCGCCGCCTGCGTCACCCCGGTGCCCAAGGCGACCGGCCCGCAGACCGCGGTGGTGGTCGGCCCGCCCGGCCAGATCATCTGGACCGACCAGTACAGCCGGGTCAAGCTGCAGTTCCGCTGGGACCGATACGGCAACAGCGACGAAAACAGCTCGTGCTGGGTGCGCGTGTCCGACGCCTGGGCCGGCACCAACTACGGCTCGATACACGTGCCGCGCATCGGCCAGGAAGTGGTGGTCGACTTTCTCAACGGCCAGATGGACCGTCCGCTGATCACCGGACGCATCTACAACGCCGACCAAATGCCGCCGTTCGAAATGCCGGTGTCGTGCACCCAGAGCGGCTTCGTCACCCGCACCCCGGGCGGCGGTCCCGACAACGCCAACATGCTGCGCTTCGAGGACAAGCAGGGCAGCGAACAGGTGCGGCTGCACGCCGAGCGCGACTACGACGCCTCCGCCGAGCACGACTCGACCCTGACCGTCGCCAACAAGCTGTTGTTCACCGTCGGCAGCATCCTCACCCCGCACGACGGCGCGCAGAGCCCGCTGCCGTTGATCGACGGCGCCGCCGCCGGCAACTTTCCCAAGCCATCGGCGGTGCAGGCGCCCAGCGGCGCCGAAGCCACCACCGCGGCGGCGCGCACCCAGCAGCAGCAATCGGCGAGCGCGGCCGCGGCCAACGCCGCCTCCGCCCAAGGCGTACAGATGCCGCCGCCGAAAGCCAAGTCGGCAGCCGCGGGTGCGGCGTCCGCGGGCGCCGGCAGTTCTGGCGGCGCCGGCGGTTCTGCCGGCTCTGGCAGCTCCAGCGGCTCCAGCGGCTCCGGCGGTTCCAGTGGCTCCGGCGGCTCCGGCAGTGGCGTGTCGACCTCGTCGACCGGCGTCAGCGTGTCGCGCACCGGCGCCTCGTTCTCGTCCACCGGCCTGAGCATGTCCAGCACCGGCGCCTCGTTCTCGTCCACCGGCGTCAGCGCTTCGGCCACCGGCGCTTCGTTCTCCGCCACCGGGGCCAACGTATCGGCCACCCTGGCCGACGTCAGCGCCAAGATCGCCAGCGCCTCAGTGACCATGTTCAGCGTCTCGGTGCAGGGCTTCACCATCAGCGTCACCCTCGGCGGCACGATCTCGGTCACCACCGGCTGCGCGATCAGCGTGCTCAACGGCAGCTCGTTCTCCGACGTCAACGGCAACACCAGCAGCTTCGTCAACGGCAACTCGACCAGCGTGGTCATCGGCAACACCGATTCGGCGGTAATCGGCAACACCGCCTCGCTGGTCTGCGGCAACTCGACCTCGGTGCTGGAAGGCAGCTCGCACTCGACCACCATCGGCAGCACCTGGTCGTTCGTCCAGGGCAGCACCACCTCCACCATCATCGGCAGCACCATGTCCACGGTGCAGGGCAGCACCCGCTCGCTGGTGGTCGGCAGCACCGATTCGACCGTCGAAGGCAGCACGCGCTCGCTGGTGGTCGGCAACAGCGACTCGACCACCGAGGGCAACATCACCTCGACCACGGTCGGCAACGTCACCAGCACCACGCTGTCCAACGACACCAGCCTCACCGTCGGCAACAAGACCGCGACCACCATCGGCAACAAGACCGAGCTGACGGTCAGCAACACCACCTCGACTTACATCGGCAACACCAACGCGTTGACCGTCGGCAGCAGCCAGAACGTCAAGATCGGCGCCAGCACCAACATCAACGCCACCCACGACACCAACATCAACACTTCGACCCTGGGCATCACCGGCAGCTCGATCAGCATGACCGGCTTCAGCTTCAGCATCACCCAGGTCGGCTACAGCCAGACCATCGTCGACCTCAAGGACATGCAGAGCTCGGTCGAAATGGTGGGGAACAAGATGATCATGTGA
- the tssH gene encoding type VI secretion system ATPase TssH produces MTHISRKTLYARLNPFLLGTLESATALCKLRGNPYVELSHWLHQIAHEHDSDLHRLARHFSLDWARLTADINASLDRLPRGASAIADFSSFIDEAVERAWVYASLLYEQAQIRSAHLLAGMLQSGGLRQVLCGISGELAKLQPDALLERLPEAVAGSREQPASADATAAPAATAAGAQEKSALARYAVDLTARARSGGIDPVVGRNDEIRQVIDTLMRRRQNNPLLTGEAGVGKTAVVEGLALRLVSGDVPPPLRGVRLCALDLGLLQAGAGVKGEFEQRLRQIVEEVEGSAQPTVLFIDEVHTLIGAGGASGTGDAANLLKPALARGQLRTIGATTWSEYKKHIEKDAALSRRFEAIQVPEPSEPQAQDMLRGLAGRLESHHGVLLLDDAIAAAVRLSHRYVPARQLPDKAIALLDTACARVALSQHAAPSQVEALRQRIDALDIELRRARRECAMQAGDPARPDRLDAELREHRRRLDELVARWQRERELAERIAQTRTALERLDRADPSAAPNADPNLDAPDAPADPAQGDAAALRSALAQDQAELRDLQHPAPLVTPAVDADAVAAVLADWTGIPVGRMVKDEAQAVLVLTETLQRRVLGQLDAMQAIARRVEISRAKLDDPGKPIGCFLLCGPSGVGKTETALALAEALYGGEQNLITLNMSEFQEGHSVATLRGSPPGYVGYGEGGVLTEAVRRRPYSVVLLDEVEKAHPDVLEVFYQVFDKGWMEDGEGRRIDFKNTILILTSNAGDELIAERRGDDAAALAPKLHDDLLQVFPAAFLGRLTVVPYRPLDDDTLGRIVRLQLDRLVERMRAAHDIGFVYGEDAVGAIRERCVQRSSGGRVIESVIVDTVLPPISRAVIAAIADGRPLQAVELHDQGGTLAHRFFPTPIDSPLALTDPA; encoded by the coding sequence ATGACCCATATCAGCCGTAAAACGCTCTACGCACGGCTCAACCCGTTCCTGCTCGGCACGCTCGAGTCGGCGACCGCGTTGTGCAAGCTGCGCGGCAATCCCTATGTCGAACTCTCGCACTGGCTGCATCAGATCGCCCACGAGCACGACAGCGACCTGCATCGCCTGGCCCGGCATTTCTCCCTCGACTGGGCGCGCCTGACCGCCGACATCAACGCCTCGCTCGATCGCCTGCCGCGCGGCGCCAGCGCGATCGCCGACTTCTCCAGCTTCATCGACGAAGCGGTGGAACGGGCCTGGGTCTACGCCAGCCTGTTGTACGAACAGGCGCAGATCCGCAGCGCCCACTTGCTGGCCGGCATGCTCCAGTCCGGCGGCCTGCGCCAGGTGCTGTGCGGGATCTCCGGCGAACTGGCCAAACTGCAGCCGGACGCGCTGCTGGAGCGGCTGCCCGAGGCGGTGGCCGGCTCGCGCGAGCAACCGGCGAGCGCCGACGCGACCGCCGCGCCGGCCGCGACCGCAGCCGGCGCGCAGGAAAAATCGGCGCTGGCGCGCTACGCGGTCGACCTGACCGCGCGCGCCCGCAGCGGCGGCATCGACCCGGTGGTCGGCCGCAACGACGAGATCCGCCAGGTCATCGACACGCTGATGCGCCGGCGCCAGAACAACCCCTTGCTCACCGGCGAGGCCGGGGTCGGCAAGACCGCGGTAGTCGAAGGCCTGGCCTTGCGCCTGGTCAGCGGCGACGTGCCGCCGCCGTTGCGCGGCGTGCGCCTGTGCGCGCTCGATCTGGGCCTGCTGCAGGCCGGCGCCGGGGTCAAGGGCGAATTCGAGCAGCGCCTGCGCCAGATCGTCGAGGAAGTCGAAGGCAGCGCGCAGCCGACGGTGTTGTTCATCGACGAAGTCCACACCTTGATCGGCGCCGGCGGCGCCAGCGGCACCGGCGACGCCGCCAACCTGCTCAAGCCGGCGCTGGCGCGCGGCCAGCTGCGCACCATCGGCGCCACCACCTGGAGCGAATACAAGAAACACATCGAGAAAGACGCCGCGTTGAGCCGCCGCTTCGAAGCGATCCAGGTGCCGGAGCCGTCCGAACCGCAGGCGCAGGACATGCTGCGCGGCCTGGCCGGGCGGCTGGAGTCGCATCACGGCGTGCTGCTGCTGGACGACGCCATCGCCGCGGCGGTGCGGCTGTCGCATCGCTACGTCCCCGCGCGGCAGCTGCCGGACAAGGCCATCGCCCTGCTCGACACCGCCTGCGCGCGGGTCGCGCTGAGCCAGCACGCTGCGCCATCGCAGGTCGAAGCGCTGCGCCAGCGGATCGACGCGCTCGACATCGAACTGCGCCGGGCCCGGCGCGAGTGCGCGATGCAGGCGGGCGACCCGGCACGCCCCGACCGCCTGGACGCCGAACTGCGCGAACACCGCCGGCGGCTCGACGAGTTGGTCGCGCGCTGGCAGCGCGAGCGCGAGTTGGCCGAACGCATCGCCCAGACCCGCACCGCGCTGGAGCGGCTGGACCGTGCGGACCCGAGTGCGGCCCCGAACGCGGACCCGAACCTGGACGCACCGGACGCGCCGGCCGATCCGGCCCAGGGCGACGCCGCCGCATTGCGCAGCGCGCTCGCGCAGGACCAGGCGGAGTTGCGCGACCTGCAGCACCCGGCGCCGCTGGTGACCCCGGCGGTCGACGCCGATGCGGTCGCCGCGGTGCTGGCCGACTGGACCGGCATCCCGGTGGGGCGCATGGTCAAGGACGAAGCGCAGGCAGTGCTGGTGCTGACCGAAACCCTGCAACGCCGGGTGCTCGGCCAGCTCGACGCGATGCAGGCGATCGCCCGCCGGGTGGAGATATCCCGCGCCAAGCTCGACGACCCCGGCAAGCCGATCGGCTGCTTCCTGTTGTGCGGCCCCTCCGGCGTCGGCAAGACCGAAACCGCGCTCGCCCTGGCCGAAGCCTTGTACGGCGGCGAGCAGAATCTGATCACGCTCAACATGAGCGAATTCCAGGAAGGCCACTCCGTCGCCACCCTGCGCGGCTCGCCGCCGGGCTACGTGGGTTACGGCGAAGGCGGCGTGCTGACCGAGGCGGTGCGTCGGCGGCCGTACAGCGTGGTGTTGCTCGACGAGGTCGAGAAGGCGCACCCGGACGTGCTGGAGGTGTTCTACCAGGTATTCGACAAGGGCTGGATGGAAGACGGCGAAGGCCGCCGCATCGATTTCAAGAACACCATCCTGATCCTGACCTCCAACGCCGGCGACGAACTCATCGCCGAGCGTCGCGGCGACGATGCCGCCGCCCTGGCGCCGAAGCTGCACGACGATCTGTTGCAGGTCTTCCCCGCGGCCTTTCTCGGCCGGCTGACGGTAGTGCCCTACCGTCCGCTCGACGACGACACCCTCGGCCGCATCGTGCGCCTGCAGCTGGACCGCCTGGTCGAGCGCATGCGCGCCGCCCACGACATCGGCTTCGTCTACGGCGAAGACGCGGTCGGCGCGATCCGCGAGCGCTGCGTGCAGCGCAGCTCCGGCGGCCGGGTGATCGAGTCGGTGATCGTCGACACCGTGCTGCCGCCGATCAGCCGCGCGGTCATCGCCGCGATCGCCGACGGCCGGCCGCTGCAAGCGGTCGAGCTGCACGACCAGGGCGGAACCCTCGCCCACCGCTTCTTCCCCACCCCCATCGATTCCCCACTCGCACTGACGGACCCGGCATGA
- the tssG gene encoding type VI secretion system baseplate subunit TssG produces MNAATELAPFDRNAGADSADFWRRLAQAPHEYDLYHLLRWLDARMDHRAPLGRAARPAEEPLRLGQEPGLAFAPSTLAGVELGAGPAPKLSIFSFGLFGPNGPLPLHLTEYARDRARHHNDPAMSRFADLFHHRLILLFYRAWADAQATTSLDRGPRGGARFGDYIASLIHLGQPGLRGRDRIPDHAKLFMAGHLSRQTRNPEGLQQILATYFGLPVRIREWVETWIAVPPARRTRLCGRGAGQPLGSGAVLGAAVRDVQSTFEIVIGPLSLSDYRKLHPDAEATREILQWVRNYVGLEFAWRVRPVLARDQVPPAQLDGSARLGWDAWLGQRRADSDADDLTYSPEQRSAAATAAAAVPWNRP; encoded by the coding sequence ATGAACGCCGCGACCGAACTGGCCCCGTTCGACCGCAACGCCGGCGCCGACTCGGCGGACTTCTGGCGCCGGCTGGCGCAGGCCCCGCACGAGTACGACCTCTATCACCTGCTGCGCTGGCTGGATGCGCGCATGGACCATCGCGCGCCGCTGGGCCGCGCCGCGCGACCGGCCGAAGAGCCTCTGCGCCTGGGCCAGGAACCCGGCCTCGCCTTCGCGCCTTCGACCCTGGCCGGCGTCGAACTGGGCGCCGGGCCGGCGCCGAAGCTGTCGATCTTCAGCTTCGGCCTGTTCGGCCCGAACGGCCCGCTGCCGCTGCATCTCACCGAATACGCTCGCGACCGCGCCCGCCACCACAACGACCCGGCGATGAGCCGCTTCGCCGATCTGTTCCATCATCGCCTGATCCTGCTGTTCTACCGGGCCTGGGCCGATGCGCAGGCCACCACCAGCCTGGATCGCGGCCCGCGCGGCGGCGCGCGCTTCGGCGACTACATCGCCAGCCTGATCCATCTGGGCCAGCCCGGCCTGCGCGGCCGCGACCGCATCCCCGATCACGCCAAGTTGTTCATGGCCGGCCACCTGAGCCGCCAGACCCGCAACCCGGAGGGCCTGCAGCAGATCCTGGCCACCTACTTCGGCTTGCCGGTGCGGATCCGCGAATGGGTCGAGACCTGGATCGCGGTGCCGCCGGCGCGCCGCACCCGGTTGTGCGGCCGCGGCGCCGGCCAGCCGCTGGGCAGCGGCGCGGTGCTCGGCGCGGCGGTGCGCGACGTGCAGTCGACGTTCGAAATCGTGATCGGCCCGCTGTCGCTGAGCGACTACCGCAAGCTGCATCCCGACGCCGAAGCGACGCGCGAAATCCTGCAGTGGGTGCGCAACTACGTCGGCCTGGAATTCGCCTGGCGGGTGCGGCCGGTGCTGGCCCGGGACCAGGTGCCGCCGGCGCAACTCGACGGCAGCGCGCGCCTGGGCTGGGACGCCTGGCTGGGCCAACGCCGCGCCGACAGCGACGCCGACGATCTGACCTATTCGCCCGAACAGCGATCGGCCGCCGCCACCGCTGCGGCCGCAGTCCCCTGGAACCGACCATGA